Proteins encoded by one window of Trueperaceae bacterium:
- a CDS encoding MFS transporter, translating to MTGARPAPSAAADASPAPRSADGAGLAQRSLTIGILLGVTLAAFESLAVVTVAPRLAEELGGLRLYGWIFSGFLLASLLGTVAAGRLADSGSLARPLALSLVAFGLGLAVSGSASTMSLVVAGRVLQGLGGGGLSTVMLTAITRAYPDSRRARMMALTSSAWVVPALLGPTVAGFVAEAVHWRAVFWGILPLLVVVGAMTVPRFRHLVPPPAPPAPVRTLAPALLLALGTGLFLVGVGDDRAWLAAALALPGSAAALFGLRELLPTGALWLRPGLPAVVAGRGLLFAAMVGVEAFLALMLTSVHGYSSTVTGAVIATGSISWAAGSWLQSRLDARTSATRVPRLRAGSAVLLAGLG from the coding sequence ATGACCGGCGCCCGTCCCGCCCCCTCCGCAGCCGCAGACGCGTCGCCCGCACCGCGCTCCGCTGACGGCGCCGGTCTCGCACAGCGGTCCCTGACCATCGGGATCCTGCTCGGCGTCACGCTCGCGGCCTTCGAGTCCCTGGCCGTCGTGACGGTGGCGCCGCGCCTCGCCGAGGAGCTCGGCGGCCTGCGGCTCTACGGGTGGATCTTCAGCGGCTTCCTGCTGGCTTCGCTGCTCGGCACCGTCGCCGCGGGCCGGCTCGCCGACAGCGGGTCGCTGGCGCGGCCCCTCGCCCTCAGCCTCGTCGCCTTCGGGCTCGGGCTCGCCGTGAGCGGGTCGGCGTCGACGATGTCGCTGGTCGTCGCCGGTCGCGTGCTGCAGGGCCTGGGCGGCGGGGGACTCAGCACGGTCATGCTCACGGCCATCACCCGCGCCTACCCCGACAGCCGCAGGGCGCGGATGATGGCGCTGACGTCGAGCGCCTGGGTCGTGCCGGCGCTGCTCGGCCCGACCGTCGCCGGCTTCGTGGCCGAGGCGGTGCACTGGCGCGCGGTCTTCTGGGGCATCCTGCCGCTGCTGGTCGTCGTGGGCGCGATGACCGTGCCCCGCTTCCGGCACCTCGTGCCGCCGCCGGCGCCTCCAGCGCCGGTCCGCACCCTGGCCCCGGCGCTGCTCCTGGCGCTGGGCACCGGCCTGTTCCTGGTCGGCGTCGGCGACGACCGTGCGTGGCTCGCCGCGGCCCTCGCGCTGCCCGGGTCCGCGGCGGCCCTGTTCGGCCTGCGCGAGCTCCTTCCTACGGGCGCCCTCTGGCTCAGGCCGGGACTGCCCGCCGTCGTGGCCGGACGCGGCCTGCTCTTCGCGGCGATGGTGGGCGTCGAGGCGTTCCTCGCGCTGATGCTCACCTCCGTCCACGGCTACTCGTCCACGGTCACGGGCGCGGTGATCGCCACCGGCTCCATAAGCTGGGCCGCGGGCTCCTGGCTGCAGTCGCGCCTCGACGCGCGCACGAGCGCCACGCGCGTGCCGCGCCTACGAGCCGGGTCCGCCGTGCTGCTCGCGGGGTTGGG
- a CDS encoding metalloregulator ArsR/SmtB family transcription factor: MHPFAVLGDPVRRRIVELLAEGERTSGEVVDVVGDEFGITQSAVSQQLKVLRDAGFATVRAEGRRRIYALDPGPLRTIDEWLAHYRAFWRDALEDLAAEVERGKVERAAREGPLS; the protein is encoded by the coding sequence GTGCACCCGTTCGCGGTCCTCGGCGACCCGGTGAGGCGCCGCATCGTGGAGCTGCTCGCCGAGGGCGAGCGCACGTCCGGCGAGGTCGTCGACGTCGTCGGCGACGAGTTCGGGATCACGCAGTCGGCGGTCTCGCAGCAGCTCAAGGTGCTGCGGGACGCCGGCTTCGCCACGGTCCGGGCCGAGGGCCGCAGGCGGATCTACGCGCTCGACCCGGGCCCCCTGCGCACCATCGACGAGTGGCTCGCGCACTACCGGGCCTTCTGGCGGGACGCCCTCGAGGACCTCGCCGCCGAGGTCGAGCGCGGCAAGGTCGAGCGCGCCGCGCGGGAGGGGCCCCTCAGCTAG